A window of the Henckelia pumila isolate YLH828 chromosome 3, ASM3356847v2, whole genome shotgun sequence genome harbors these coding sequences:
- the LOC140893163 gene encoding uncharacterized protein — protein sequence MGIGNLLLELEFVLNQQERGALLINWVCRKGVCVTSIIRLLGHVDEPAGAAPSEGKIAMVQAAGGIFAGSTASCIATPLDTIKTRLQVMGHEKKTTVREVVKKFVC from the exons ATGGGCATTGGAAATCTATTATTGGAGCTAGAATTCG TGTTGAATCAACAG GAACGAGGTGCATTGTTGATTAATTGGGTGTGCCGTAAGGGTGTCTGTGTAACTTCGATTATAAG GCTTTTAGGCCACGTCGATGAACCTGCTGGAGCTGCTCCAAGTGAAGGAAAAATAGCAATGGTTCAAGCTGCAGGGGGTATTTTTGCTGGTTCTACTGCATCATGCATCGCAACCCCACTGGACACTATTAAAACTCGGTTACAG GTGATGGGGCATGAGAAAAAAACAACAGTTAGAGAAGtggtaaaaaaatttgtttgctgA